From the genome of SAR202 cluster bacterium, one region includes:
- the cas2e gene encoding type I-E CRISPR-associated endoribonuclease Cas2, whose translation MVVLTVERVSPSLRGEISRWMIEPRPGVFVGNLSGMVRDRLWEDVCKKAKDGGAMLTYTTDNEQGFALRMWGSPNRVVRDFEGLALITVPR comes from the coding sequence TTGGTAGTGCTGACGGTTGAAAGAGTATCGCCGAGCCTGAGGGGAGAGATCAGCCGGTGGATGATAGAGCCCAGGCCGGGCGTGTTCGTGGGCAACCTCTCCGGCATGGTGCGAGACAGGCTGTGGGAAGATGTGTGCAAGAAAGCGAAAGACGGCGGGGCAATGCTCACCTACACAACAGATAACGAGCAGGGCTTTGCTCTGCGAATGTGGGGCAGCCCCAACAGAGTGGTCCGAGACTTCGAAGGGCTCGCGCTCATCACCGTTCCCCGTTAA
- the cas1e gene encoding type I-E CRISPR-associated endonuclease Cas1: MRLQDLHTLPKVRDSWTYLYLEHCRVDQDDKAIAVHDAEGKTAVPCASLTTLMLGPGTTITHAAIKTLADNGCMVMWSGEGAVRFYASGTGETRSARNLLRKSYLHSDLKARLKVVFRMYSMRFNEELDPSLNLRQVRGKEGIRVRETYARFSRETGIPWSGRSYQREQWMNADPINRARSAANSCLYGVCHAAIVSAGYSPALGFIHTGKMLSFVYDVADLYKTEITIPVAFKAVGDGGDKLETRVRQTCRDIFHERRFLNRVIPDIEKALDVGPAGELELDADAAIPGGLWDPFVGLLGGGVNYGAEEAPIGSADG, translated from the coding sequence ATGCGACTCCAGGACCTGCACACGCTCCCGAAAGTGAGAGACAGCTGGACCTATCTCTACCTGGAGCACTGCCGCGTTGACCAGGACGATAAGGCCATTGCCGTGCACGACGCCGAAGGCAAAACGGCCGTGCCGTGCGCATCGCTAACCACGCTCATGCTGGGGCCGGGCACAACGATAACCCACGCCGCCATCAAGACCCTGGCAGACAACGGCTGCATGGTCATGTGGTCCGGGGAGGGCGCGGTGCGCTTTTACGCCTCCGGCACCGGGGAGACTCGCTCCGCCCGCAACCTACTCAGGAAGTCTTACCTCCACTCGGACCTCAAAGCGCGGCTCAAGGTGGTGTTCCGCATGTACTCCATGCGGTTCAACGAGGAGCTGGACCCATCGCTCAACCTCCGGCAGGTGCGGGGCAAGGAAGGCATCCGCGTGCGCGAGACGTACGCCCGCTTCAGCCGCGAGACGGGCATACCGTGGTCCGGCCGCTCGTACCAGCGGGAGCAGTGGATGAACGCAGACCCAATCAACCGCGCGCGCTCCGCCGCAAACAGCTGCCTGTACGGCGTTTGCCACGCCGCCATCGTCTCGGCAGGGTACTCCCCTGCCCTGGGGTTCATCCACACCGGCAAAATGCTCTCGTTTGTCTACGATGTCGCGGACCTGTACAAGACGGAGATCACCATTCCCGTCGCGTTCAAGGCTGTGGGGGACGGCGGAGACAAGCTGGAGACCCGCGTGCGCCAGACCTGTCGCGATATCTTCCACGAAAGGAGGTTTCTTAACAGAGTCATCCCGGATATCGAAAAGGCGCTGGACGTTGGCCCCGCTGGTGAACTGGAGCTGGACGCAGACGCCGCAATACCCGGCGGGCTGTGGGACCCGTTTGTCGGGCTCCTGGGCGGCGGGGTGAACTACGGCGCAGAGGAGGCACCCATTGGTAGTGCTGACGGTTGA